Sequence from the Myxococcales bacterium genome:
GGCGCACGGCGAGGCCACGGAAAGGCCGAGTCGAAGCGACTCCGCCGGCTCGCTCGGCTCGCCCAGGACGAGTTGCGCGCGGTCCTCGAGGGGCGTGCCGTCGACGCGCAAGGACCGCAAGAAGTCCGCTTGCTCGGGCCTCGCGACCAACGTCGGGCGAACGATGCCAACGGCCAGTAGCCGGGTGACATGACGAAGGAGAAGCGGACCTTCTGGCGTCAGGAGGCGGACCTTTGGCCCTCCCATCCGCTCGCCAAGCCCAGCGGCCAAAATGACCGCACCGACGTCGCGCACCCTGGCCTCGCGCATCATGGCATCCCAGGATGCGTGCGGCAGACCGGCAGGTCAACGTCGCGGCAGCCGAGGCCCTCGAAGCCGGGCCGACGCGTGACGAGAAGTTCACGTTCAGCGGACCGAAGTCCGAGGATAGACTCGCCCTTATGGATCTCCCGCTCGCGCCCGTCGACCCGAGCCTCGTCCTCGTGATGATCCTCGCCGGTGGTGAAGGCAAGCGGCTTCACCCGCTCACGGCGGAGCGCGCCAAGCCCGCCGTGCCGTTCGGGGGCCGCTACCGCATCATCGACATCGTGCTGTCGAACTTCGTCAACTCGGGGCTCTTCCGCATCAAGGTACTCACGCAATACAAGAGCGCGTCGATGGAGGAGCACATCGCGCGCGTGTGGCACCTCTCGCCGATCCTCGATCACTACATCGAGGCGATCCCCGCGCAGCAGCGCACCGGCAAGACCTGGTACCGCGGCTCCGCCGACGCCGTGTACCAATGCGAGCACGTCATCCACGACGCCAAGCCGGAGCACGTGTGCATCTTCGGCGGCGACCACGTCTACAAGATGGATGTGCGCCAGATGCTCGCGTACCACGCGAAGAAGGTCGCCGAAGCCACCGTCGCTGTGATCCCGATCCCCAAGGCTCAGGCGTCGTCGTTCGGCGTCGTCGAGGTGAACGCGGAGGGGAAGATCCTCGCCTTTCACGAGAAGGTCGCGGCTCCGCCGACGATGCCGGGCAACGCGGAGATGTGCCTCGCCTCCATGGGCAACTACATCTTTCGCACCGAGGGCCTCCTCCGCGAGATCGAGGCCGACGCCAAGAAGGAGGACGGCAAACACGACTTCGGCAACGACATCTTGCCGAACATGGTCGCGTCGGGGAGGCCGGTCTTCGCCTACGACTTCGCCACCAACCGCGTTCCCGGCGAAGACGCCTACAACACTGGCTATTGGCGGGACATCGGGACCATCGAGGCCTACTGGCGTGCGCAGATGGACCTCATCGAGATCCATCCGCAGTTCAACCTGTACAACCAGCGGTGGCCCATTCGCACCGGTGTGACCAACGACCCGCCGGCGAAGTTCGTCTTCCGCGACGAAGCGCAGGCGCGCGTCGGCATCGCCACCGACAGCATGGTCTCGCACGGCTCGATCATCTCCGGCGGGCGCATCCACAAGAGCGTCTTGAGCGTCGGCTGCCGCATCAACTCCTTCAGCGAGGTTGAAGAGTCGGTGCTCTTCGAGAACGTCGTCGTGGGCCGGCGGGCGCGCATCCGGCGCGCCATCGTCGACAAGGACGTGGTGATCCCCGCGGGGATGGAGATCGGCTTCAACCTCGAAGAGGACAAGAAGCGCTTCGTCGTCGACGGCGGCATCGTGGTGATCCCCAAGCGCGCGAAGGTCTGATGAGCGGACGAACGATCATCGTGGGCGACGTCCACGGCTGCAGCGCGGAGCTTGAAGCACTCCTCGCTCGCGTCAGCTTCGGTACCGGCGACAAGCTGGTCTTCGTGGGCGATCTCGTGGCACGCGGCCCCGACTCCATCGGCGTGCTCGACGTAGCCCGACGCACCGGCGCCATCATCGTGCGCGGCAACCACGAACAAAAGCTCCTCGACTGGCACGTCGGCGACGGACGAAGCTCGCTGGCGGAGACGCACCTCGCCGTCGCCCGAGACATGCGCCCCATCGACTGGACGCTCCTCGAGACGTCGCCCTTCTTCGTCGATCTGCCGGAGCACGGTGCCCGCGTGGTGCACGCCGGCGTGGTGCCCGGCACGCCCATCGAAAAGCAGAAGCCCGACCACTTGATTCACCTGCGCCTCGTCGACACCAAGGCCGACGGTCGCGTCCTTTGGGGCAGCGTCTACGAAGGACCGCCGCACGTCGTCTTCGGTCACAACGCCGTGGAAGGGTTGCAGCTGCACCCGAACGCCACCGGTCTCGACACCGGGTGCGTCTACGGTCGCGCGCTGACGGCGCTCGTCCTCCGCGACGGCGAGCCGATCCCCGTGGACGTCGCGGAGCGCAGAAAGCGGCTCGTGTCCCAACCGGCGGCACGCGTCTACTACGATCCGGCGGCACGCCGTCCCATCCCATGAGCGAGCTCTCGGAGAGCGACGACGTCGTCGTCCTCCTCGTCGGCGCCGACGACGAAGCGCGACTCGACCAAGGGCTCTTTGTCAGGCTCGACCTGCCGCGGCCGCTCGTGTCCGCTTCCGGCGCGCCCTACCAGACGGTCCTCGTCGGCAAGACCCGCCAAGGCTACCGGGCCTACGCCAACCAGTGTCGGCACCAAGCGATCCCGTTGGACGCCCGCGGGGGCACTTCACTCGGCGTCATGAGCGAAGACAAGGCGCACCTCTTGTGCGACTCGCACGGAGCGCTCTACGAGCTGACCGATGGGCGTTGCGTGTCGGGGCCGTGCGAAGGAACGACGCTGGAGTCGATGCCGGTGGCCAGGAGCGGCGCCACCGTCACGCTGCGAATCCGGCGCAATCGCGCGGCACGCCTCACTTGATCGGCGGGGGCTCGTAGATCTTCTTCACGAAGGCGCCGCCGGGGAACGCGTAGACGTCGGCGTCGTCGTAGCCGTAAGCCATGATGCCGAAGGGCCCGGTGCCGCTCATGCGATGCACGCCGCCGGCCACCTTGCAGCGCCGCGCCTCGTAGGTCTTGCCGTCGAGGTCGCCGGCCGGGGCCACGGTGCAGTTGGCTAGCGGCTGCCCGTCGATGGTGATGTTGGTCTTCGCCTCCGTCGAGACGACGATCCAGTTTTCCTTCCAGTCGCCGGGCGACAGGAAGAGGTATTCGTTCCGAGCCTGCTCGACGGGCGGGAAGATCGTGAACGACGGATCGCCCTTCGGGTTTGGCTCCACGTAGTCCTGCGCGATGAGGAACTGCCCCACCAAGATCGGCTCGGTGGCGTCGACGATGACGTCCTTGTCGGTCCAGGTCTCCACGATCTGTCCCGGCAAGATGGTGAAGTAGTCGTAGGGCTTGGGGAGGTTGGTGCGAACGTTGGAGGGCACCGCGGCGCCGACGAAGCGAAGCACGTCGGGCTCGACCCAGTTGGTGTAGTCCGAGTCGGAGCGGATGGGGCTCCGCGTAATGACGAACTTGCGACCGACGGCCTCGAGCGGGGGGAGTTGCTCTTCGAGGTGTTGCTTGCAGCAACCCTTGCTCTGGCCTTCGCTCAGGTTCTTCCAGCTCGGCGGCTCGGGCGCCCCTTCCGGCAGGCCGACGCCAGAGCTCTCGACGCCGCTGAAGACAGCGACCGGCGCGCTCGATTGAATGACGGTGCTCGTGAGGTCGGTGCAGCGATCGCCGACCTTCTTGTTGAAGCACTCCTCCGGCTTCGCGTCGTCGCTCTCGAGGTTCAAGACATCGAAGGGCCCAAGGGTGACCTGAATCGGCTCGCCCTTGTTTGTGGTCTTGATGGGACCGTTGCCCTTGATGCGCCACGACGGGTTCACGGTGACCGTCGTGCCGGGCTTCGTGCCGATGACGGTGACATAGGAGCGCGTCGTCCACGCGATGGGGTTCGCGTAGGGCGTGCCGGCGCCCCAGCCGATGTTGCGATACTTCGTCCCGAGCACCGACGTCGGCAGGAGCAACGACGCGTCGGTGGCGAAGTGGTGCACGAAGTTGTTGAATTGGTAGGCGACGATGGGCGCCGACGCTGTGATGCGGAAGGCGTTCGACGACAGGCACGTGCCCGGCGCGTTGTGATCGTCCTCGCCCTTGCCGCAGTCGACGGCGCGCGGCGGCAACTTGTGCGTGATGAGCTGGCCCGGCTGAAGCGTCGTCTTGAGCAGGATGCGCGGGTTCGGGGGCGCACCGTAGGGCGCGTCGTTCTGTTCGATGGTGACCTCGGCGGGGATCTCGCTGGCGCTCGAGAGCACCACGCCCCAAGGCGACATGGCCGCCGTGGTGATGTCGGTGATGTCGAGGTCGACGGCCCAGAACTCACACCCGAGGTTGGACTGCATCTGGGCGGCCGCGGTGCACGCGTCGGTGCAAAGGCCGCCCTGGCAGACTTGGCCCTTTGACGGATCGCAGCTCGAGGTCTTGTCGCCGGGCTTGCCGTCGTTGGTGCACGCGTGAATGTCGTTGCCCACGCAGACCGTGCCGCCGGGAGCGCACGCGAGGCAGCCCTTGTTGGGGACGCAGACCGTCCCCTCCATGCACGTCTCCGTTCGCGGTTGGCCGCTCGCGTCGCAAACGGAGTAGCCCGCCGGC
This genomic interval carries:
- a CDS encoding NTP transferase domain-containing protein → MMREARVRDVGAVILAAGLGERMGGPKVRLLTPEGPLLLRHVTRLLAVGIVRPTLVARPEQADFLRSLRVDGTPLEDRAQLVLGEPSEPAESLRLGLSVASPCAAWFVLPVDSVPAAEATYHALRAAFGPGVRAATPEHGGRGGHPVLSAYDVLARAPSTPLRDRLARLGAARVRVPVVDEAVLSRLDRPADFERWFGAPPAFA
- the glgC gene encoding glucose-1-phosphate adenylyltransferase, coding for MILAGGEGKRLHPLTAERAKPAVPFGGRYRIIDIVLSNFVNSGLFRIKVLTQYKSASMEEHIARVWHLSPILDHYIEAIPAQQRTGKTWYRGSADAVYQCEHVIHDAKPEHVCIFGGDHVYKMDVRQMLAYHAKKVAEATVAVIPIPKAQASSFGVVEVNAEGKILAFHEKVAAPPTMPGNAEMCLASMGNYIFRTEGLLREIEADAKKEDGKHDFGNDILPNMVASGRPVFAYDFATNRVPGEDAYNTGYWRDIGTIEAYWRAQMDLIEIHPQFNLYNQRWPIRTGVTNDPPAKFVFRDEAQARVGIATDSMVSHGSIISGGRIHKSVLSVGCRINSFSEVEESVLFENVVVGRRARIRRAIVDKDVVIPAGMEIGFNLEEDKKRFVVDGGIVVIPKRAKV
- a CDS encoding metallophosphoesterase, coding for MSGRTIIVGDVHGCSAELEALLARVSFGTGDKLVFVGDLVARGPDSIGVLDVARRTGAIIVRGNHEQKLLDWHVGDGRSSLAETHLAVARDMRPIDWTLLETSPFFVDLPEHGARVVHAGVVPGTPIEKQKPDHLIHLRLVDTKADGRVLWGSVYEGPPHVVFGHNAVEGLQLHPNATGLDTGCVYGRALTALVLRDGEPIPVDVAERRKRLVSQPAARVYYDPAARRPIP
- a CDS encoding Rieske 2Fe-2S domain-containing protein, with amino-acid sequence MSELSESDDVVVLLVGADDEARLDQGLFVRLDLPRPLVSASGAPYQTVLVGKTRQGYRAYANQCRHQAIPLDARGGTSLGVMSEDKAHLLCDSHGALYELTDGRCVSGPCEGTTLESMPVARSGATVTLRIRRNRAARLT
- a CDS encoding IgGFc-binding protein yields the protein MKKHAPTLLRALATFAATGLFMAACGSEGRDPLAANGADGGANASICGSCTPAGYSVCDASGQPRTETCMEGTVCVPNKGCLACAPGGTVCVGNDIHACTNDGKPGDKTSSCDPSKGQVCQGGLCTDACTAAAQMQSNLGCEFWAVDLDITDITTAAMSPWGVVLSSASEIPAEVTIEQNDAPYGAPPNPRILLKTTLQPGQLITHKLPPRAVDCGKGEDDHNAPGTCLSSNAFRITASAPIVAYQFNNFVHHFATDASLLLPTSVLGTKYRNIGWGAGTPYANPIAWTTRSYVTVIGTKPGTTVTVNPSWRIKGNGPIKTTNKGEPIQVTLGPFDVLNLESDDAKPEECFNKKVGDRCTDLTSTVIQSSAPVAVFSGVESSGVGLPEGAPEPPSWKNLSEGQSKGCCKQHLEEQLPPLEAVGRKFVITRSPIRSDSDYTNWVEPDVLRFVGAAVPSNVRTNLPKPYDYFTILPGQIVETWTDKDVIVDATEPILVGQFLIAQDYVEPNPKGDPSFTIFPPVEQARNEYLFLSPGDWKENWIVVSTEAKTNITIDGQPLANCTVAPAGDLDGKTYEARRCKVAGGVHRMSGTGPFGIMAYGYDDADVYAFPGGAFVKKIYEPPPIK